In the Hermetia illucens chromosome 1, iHerIll2.2.curated.20191125, whole genome shotgun sequence genome, CCAATCAGTTGGACTCGTTACTGCAAGATTTGAAAAATGAGCGGGAAATCACTCGCGAGAGGGGTAAGGCTCTGAAATTGCCTACTTGAGGGAGAATTCTACTTGTTTCCTTTCATTTTACAGATTATAGCCATGTCAACGATATTCGTCTGGATCCTGGCTTGGTGTAAGAATTTTACTAGTACTTACAAAAAAATTGTCTCTGATCAAGGTTCTCTTCAATTTTATAGTGAACCTGGTTCTACCGTGACCAAAACAACGAGGGTATACACAACTTCCACTAGTGGCGGAAAACCAACTGTGCAGCGTGAACTCGTTTTCGATCCACCAAGCGCTAGTTCCACTTTAAGATCATCTGGTCGAGCAGGACCGAAAAGCCCATCTTACATGAAAACAACAGAAACTAGAACTGTAAAAGATGTGTCATTTGAACCAGGTAAGCTTATGGATCTCTTATTAGAAGTtataaatagaataataaaataattagtaAAAAATCCATATATCATTTTCTTAgatcctacctacctacctaacaGATTCtctattttcagttttacccGAAACTGAAACAATTAGAACAACAAATACCATCAACCGTTACAACTATTCTTCGGATACAAACCGAGAACGTGCTACTTCACCATACACTACAAAAACTGTCACTGTTGATACCTCGGTCCTACCAGACGATCTAAGGAAAGTACCGCTTTCAGATGACATTTTGCCGGTTCCAGGAACTAAAGTCACAACTACCGTGCGAACATATACCTATGAAATACCAGCTGATACACCACCAACCCAAACGAAAACTCTCCTCTACAAAAACGAACAGCACAATACAACAAATACCACGTATCCTCCAAACAGGGAGGTACCACCGTCGGTTGTTTTCAAAACAGAAAGCTACAATACGGTGGATAGCACTGACGGTTATCCACCGGGTAGGGAACCATCTGTTTCACCAATACCACCATCCACAACAACTAGAGTCATTCACAAGAAAAATACTACAGAAACCACCAACACGCTTTATCCTGGTTCACCAGGTTATCCATCAGGTACTGGACCACGGCCACGTGAATCTAGTCCACAACCAGGACCGAACACTACAATAATCTACAAGGAGAACATCACAAACACAAATGTTAACCAATATCCACCCAATAATTACGGTCCTGGATCACCACCACATCAGCATCCCTCTCCGGTGGGTCAGCCTGGACATCCAGGATATCCAGACCATCCAGGTCACCCAGGGCAACCTGGACAGCCAGGACCAACTCAGACATACTATTACAAGTATGAATCTTCAAATACGAAGAATACTTTGTACGGACCACCAGGAAGCGGTA is a window encoding:
- the LOC119656755 gene encoding leucine-rich repeat extensin-like protein 5, coding for MATSTRERREEYSSNIVRTLSPTRPLSPGSNMSDIDNKLDYLLEDLQSTVSGSESPYNGLRNDSSYRTTTRDIEYLSPSNSTTVIRERSKSPNSTTDRVYKTSNYQYSTGPVSYSSNPNTNQLDSLLQDLKNEREITRERDYSHVNDIRLDPGLVEPGSTVTKTTRVYTTSTSGGKPTVQRELVFDPPSASSTLRSSGRAGPKSPSYMKTTETRTVKDVSFEPVLPETETIRTTNTINRYNYSSDTNRERATSPYTTKTVTVDTSVLPDDLRKVPLSDDILPVPGTKVTTTVRTYTYEIPADTPPTQTKTLLYKNEQHNTTNTTYPPNREVPPSVVFKTESYNTVDSTDGYPPGREPSVSPIPPSTTTRVIHKKNTTETTNTLYPGSPGYPSGTGPRPRESSPQPGPNTTIIYKENITNTNVNQYPPNNYGPGSPPHQHPSPVGQPGHPGYPDHPGHPGQPGQPGPTQTYYYKYESSNTKNTLYGPPGSGRPNDQSPTPVITYPNDTLPSRSPRSPHGPGYPNEPGNVTYKYSSTTTSRNTTHGTPSEREPLLQPAPFPLDGLEPQTETDSPPKRLDDLMASFGNGPQPNGRPLVDEPYTPRREVETAVATGKSSAVVATPSKNVAGPPVYYPPGHEMFARKEESGAAYRAGGAWARGQGRYEYESESRSKSKSKSGATMIPVCLPLCCAMPCSIM